From the genome of Tenericutes bacterium MZ-XQ:
TGTTTAAGTATTTAAAATCTTCTTCAGTTATAAATGTTTCATAATGCTTTATCAACTTTTCTTTAGCATTTGGCATTTGTTTCATAAAACATGTTTCATCATGACATCCATCCAAATCTTCGAAAAGAGCTGGTTTCATCCAATACTCTAAAACGAACCATCCACCTAAGTTTACACCTCTGATTTTTGCCATCTACTTGTTCTCCTGTAATTGATTTTTTAAACTACTAATCTCTATTTTACCTTTTTCTGTTAACTGATAAATACCTCGATCAACTCTTTCAAAATAGCCATCATAGTTTTTTTGTAAAATAGATGCTGCTTTTTCTATACCTGTAGACTCTTTGATTGCTTTTGGTGAAGCTTGCTGGTGTTTCATTAAATAGCTTCCAATGTCAATGACGAGTTCTTTATATCTTGTGATTTTTTTACCTCTAGTGCCACCAATATTCTGTTTGTTTTTCCTAAGTTTAAACTCTTGATCAATGTTTTCTAATCTTTTTTTGTATCTACTACGGCTTTTATTTCGATCAAACGGAACAGCTTCTATAATGACTTCTGCAGTTTCATGATCAACAACGATAAGTCCAACTTCCAATCTTTTAAGTAGATGTGTGAAATTTCTATATAGGCTTTTTGATTGATAGATTGCACTTTTCGGAACTGCAATATAAACTTGATCTAAGACTTTCTGTCTATCAATCGCCTGATATATCAGCTTTAAAGAAATTTTAGTTTTAAGTTCAACTCCAATCATCATGTCTTTATGATATGCTAAAACGTCGATATCTTTAATTTCTCCTTTAACATCAAACCCTTGTGATAATAATAATTCTTTTACAGGTATAAAAAGTTCGGTTTCTTTCATATGAGTTCATCCTTAACTATAAGTCCTACAGGACAATGATTACTGCCTAATACTTGATCATAGATCATACTGTCATCAACCTTATTCATTAGTCTTTTACTGACAATAAAATAATCGATTCTCCATCCGATGTTCTTTAATCTAGCTTGAAACATATAACTCCACCATGTATATTTCACTGTATTCGGGTATAGACTTCTAAATGTATCTATAAAGCCACTTTCTAAAAGTTTTGACATCTTACCTCTTTCCTCATCTGTAAAGCCTGGATTTCTTTTATTAGACTCCGGATTCTTTAAATCCATTGGCATATGTGCAACATTTAGATCTCCGGTATAAATCACAGGTTTAATCGCATCTAGCGAAGTTAAATATGCTCTCATTTGATCTTCAAAATCCATACGTTCATCCAATCTAAGTAACTCTCTTTTAGCGTTTGGAACATAACAGTTCACAAAGTAAAAATGATCATATGCTAAAGTGATGACACGTCCCTCATGATTATAGCCTTCACCAAATAATCCGTAAGTTACAGATAGTGGTTTTTTCTTTGTGTAAATTAACGTTCCTGAATAACCTTTTTTATCTGCATCATTCCAGTATTCGTAATAACCATCAAAACTCCAAGATTTTTGCGACTCTTGCATTTTTGTTTCTTGAATCGCAAAAATATCTGCATCTTCTGATCTAAAAAAATCTTCAAAGCCTTTTTGCATTGCTGCTCTAAGTCCATTTACATTCCAACTGATGAATTTCAAGTTGCCACATCCTTTTTAAGCTTCTGATCTAATAATTTTTAGTATATCTTTTCTATTTTTAGCAATTGGCATTTCCTTTGTTTCATGATATATAGTTTTTTTCATAGTTGATCCAATCGTCACGTTAAACGGGTTAATATGAACCAAATATGTTAATACATCTGACAATGGAACTAACTTAAACTTTATAATCATTGGAAAATCTCTTGAATCCAAATTTAAAGAAATACCAGAAATAATACCAGAAATATGTAAAATCACATGGTTTTTGATATCCATGACTACTAATTTTTGATCTTCGTATGTGATCGCAATACCTTCTATATCATATGCACTTTTTATACCATCAAAAATATCTCTTGAATCTTCATCCATTTTGTATCGTTCTTGATAAATTGTGAAAATTTCATTGTCTTCATACAACAAATCTCTTAATTTAAAATATGTGTTATCATCTAATTGATCAAATA
Proteins encoded in this window:
- a CDS encoding exodeoxyribonuclease III, whose amino-acid sequence is MKFISWNVNGLRAAMQKGFEDFFRSEDADIFAIQETKMQESQKSWSFDGYYEYWNDADKKGYSGTLIYTKKKPLSVTYGLFGEGYNHEGRVITLAYDHFYFVNCYVPNAKRELLRLDERMDFEDQMRAYLTSLDAIKPVIYTGDLNVAHMPMDLKNPESNKRNPGFTDEERGKMSKLLESGFIDTFRSLYPNTVKYTWWSYMFQARLKNIGWRIDYFIVSKRLMNKVDDSMIYDQVLGSNHCPVGLIVKDELI